The stretch of DNA CGGGACTGTCGCCGATCAGCGCAAGCTCGAGCTTGAAGCGGGTCAGGATGGTGCGCAGGTCGTGGCTGACGCCGGCCAGCATCGCGGTGCGCTGCTCGATCGAGCGCTCGACGCGCGCCTTCATTTCCAAAAATGCCTGCGCCGCGCGCCGCACCTCACGCGCGCCGCGCGGGCGGAAATTCGGCTCCTCGCGGCCCTTGCCGAAACTTTCGGCGGCGTCCGCCAGCCGCAGGATTGGCCTGATCTGGTTGCGCAGGAACAATACCGCGACGATCAGCAGGATCGAGGACGTGCCGAGCATCCAGAAGATGAAGATCTCCGAATTGGAGGCGTAGGCCCTGCTGCGCTGCGCGAACACCCGCATCACGGAATCGTCGAGCTGGATGCGGATCTCGACCAGATTGGAATTGCCGACGGTGTCGACCCAGAACGGACGGCTGATCTGGCGGCTGATCTGCCCCGAGAGGGACTGGTCGAGCAGCGAGAAGAACGGCTTTGGCCCCGGTGAAGGCATGTCGCCCCGGGGAAGGAAATCGACCACCAGTCCCAGCCGTTCCTGCGCGATGCGCTTGAGCTGCGCGCGGTCTTTGTCCTGTGGGTAAGTCTTGTAGATGTCGATCAGGCCCGCGATATCCTGCACCACGGCGGCCGACAAATGCCTCGTTACCGTGTTCCAGTGCCGCTCCATGAACACGAACGCCACCACCGTCTGCAGCATCACCATCGGTACGATCATGATCAGCAGCGCGCGGGCGTAGAGCCCGGTCGGCATCCAGCTCTTGAACGCGTTGCCCATCCAGCCATTGGCCCGGGAGACGCGTTGCGATGCATTGCGGATGAATGTCAGGCCGGTGTCGAGCGTACTCATGGGTTGGCTCAGGGCGACGCGACCAGGCGATAGCCGATGCCGCGCACCGCCTGCAGGAACAGCGGATTGGCGGGATCGCGCTCGATCTTGCGCCGCAGGCGGTTGATCTGCACGTCGACCGCGCGCTCGTTCACCGTGCCGCCGCCGGTCAGCGCCGCGCGCGGCACGGTTTCGCCGGGAGCGACCGCCAGAATGCGCAGCATTTCGCGCTCGCGGTCGGTCAGGTGAATGATCTCCTCGCCCTGGCGCAGTTCGCCGCGTTCGAGATGAAACACGTAAGGGCCGAACGCGATCTGCTCCAGCGCCTCCACCGGCGGCGGCGCGCTGCGCTTGAGGATATTGCCGATCCGCAAGACCAGTTCGCGCGGCTCGAATGGTTTTGCGACATAGTCGTCGGCGCCGATCTGCAGGCCCTCGATCCGCGCCTCCGCCTCATGGCGCGCCGTCAGCATGATGATCGGCACCGAGGAGGAGGCGCGAATGAAGCGGGCCAGATCGAAGCCGGTTTCGCCGGGCATCATGATGTCGAGGATCAGGAGATCGAAATGCAGGCCGAGCAGTTTTGCGCGCGCGTCGCCCGCGCTCGACGCGGTGGTGACGCGATAACCTTCGCCGGACAGAAACCGCGACAACAGGTCGCGGATACGGCGGTCGTCGTCGACCAGCAGCAGATGCGGGGCGTCGTCGGCCAGTTGCTGCGTTGCGCGCGCGGTGGCTGTCGCGATGCTTGCTCCTTGCGCCACGGTCACTCCCTTGGCTTCTTGCTGCCGGTCCCGAAGATCGCCTCTAACACCTTGTCGGGGTCGTCGCGATCGATCATCGCGCGCAGGAACTGGCTGATAACAGCGACGCCTTCGGGATTGATGTCCCGGAGCGCGCTTGTGATGCGATCGGTCTGCAGCCCTGCGAGCTTTCCCACCAAGGCTTCGCCCTTGGGGGTGGCGTAAAGAAGGCGCTGCCGGCGGTCGTTATTGCCAGTCTTCTGGATGATGTAGCCCTCGTCGAGCAACTGCTTGAGCACCCGGCCAAGCGACTGCTTGGTGATCCGCAACACGTCCAGCAGGTCGGCGACCTTGAGGCCGGGATAGCGGTAGACGAAATGCATCACCCGGTGATGGGCGCGGCCGAACCCGAAAGCCTCGAGCTCATGGTCGGCATCGCCCACGAAGTCGCGGTAGGCGAAGAACAACAATTCGATGATGTCCCAGCGCAACTCGCCCGCCCGCGGGGCAGGCGAAGTGCCGGCGGCGCCTTGCGAATCGGGGTTGGCCGGGCCCTTTGAGAAATTTATGTCAGTCATGTTGACATATCTTGGGTTCAATGTTACAAAACTGCCAGCCACGACGAAACTTTAAGTCGTTTCGAACTTGGTGACGTGTCAGGCAGCCGGAAAAGCCAGCGATGGCGGCAACGGCCGCAAATGAACTACCGTGCGATTGTCGAGCGGCATTTCGGCAAACATACTGGACTTCGGCATTCCGCAAAAGCATGTCCTCAGTCCAGACCTATTAAGCCAGCAGGCCCGGAGAGGCCGGCCGGCGCCAGAAATTGCGCCGATTCCGACAGCAAGGGCGGGAAGCAAGGGAATGAGCTTGAAATTCGAAATCCAGCCGGCAGCGAATCCGACTCCTGAGAAGGAGCGCACGGCAAAGCTCGTGGACCCCGGCTTCGGCCGGATTTTCACCGATCACATGGCGATCGTCCGCTACAACCAGGCCAAGGGCTGGCATGACGCGCGCGTCGAAGCCCGCGCGAATTTCTCGCTCGATCCGGCCGCGGCCGTCCTGCACTACGCGCAGGAGATTTTCGAAGGCCTCAAGGCTTACAAGCGCGACAATGGCGTGAACCTGTTCCGCCCCGACGCCAACGCAACGCGCTTCAGGAATTCGGCGGAGCGCATGGCGATGGCGCCGCTGCCCGAGGCTGTGTTCATCGAGGCGGTCGAGCAGCTCGTGCGCATCGACAGCGCCTGGATCCCGGGCGGCGAGGGCAGTCTCTATTTGCGGCCCTTCATGATCGCGAGCGAGGTCTTCCTCGGGGTGAAGCCGTCAGCGGAGTACATCTTCGCCGTCATCGCCTCGCCGGTCGGCTCCTATTTCAAGGGCGGGCCTGCGCCAGTGTCGATCTGGGTGTCGGAGAACTACACGCGCGCCGCGGTCGGCGGCACCGGCGCCGTCAAGTGCGGCGGCAATTATGCCGCGAGCCTGCGCGCGCAGGCCGAGGCCATCGAGCGCGGCTGCGATCAGGTGGTTTTCCTCGATGCGGTCGAGCGCCGCTACATCGAGGAGCTCGGCGGCATGAACGTCTTCTTCGTGTTCGACGACGGTTCGCTCTCGACGCCGCCGCTCGGCACCATCCTGCCGGGCATCACCCGCGATTCGATCATTGCGCTGGCCAGGGATTCCGGCACGCGCGTGCGCGAGGAGGCCTACACCATCGACCAGTGGCGCACGGACGCCGCCAGCGGAAAGCTGAAAGAGGCCTTTGCCTGCGGCACGGCCGCCGTCATCTCGCCGATCGGCAAGGTGCGTTCGGCGAGTGGCGAGTTTCTGATCTCTGGTGGCGTAGCCGGCCCGGTTGCCATGGGGCTGCGCAAGAAGCTGGTCGACATCCAGTACGGTCGCGCTGAAGACCCGCACGACTGGATCAGAAAGGTCCTGTGACCGGCGGCGGAGTTATCCCGCCGCTTCCGTAGACAGATCACTTGAGCGCCGGGGGTGCGCGCGTCTCGTTGAGCCGCGCGAGGGCTGATGTGCGGCCAATTGAAGCAGTGTCAATCCGGGAGAGAAATCATGGGAGTTTCGTTCGACAAGATCGATGGCGTCATCTGGTACGACGGGAAGCTGGTGCCGTGGGCCGACGCCAACGTGCACATTCTCACTCACGGCCTGCATTACGCGAGCTGCGTGTTCGAGGGTGAGCGCGCCTATGGCGGCAGGGCCTTCAAGAGCACCGAGCATTCCGAGCGGCTGAAGAACTCGGCCAACATCCTCGACTTCGAGATTCCCTGGTCGGTCGCCGAGATCGACGCCGCAAAACAGCTCGTGATCGACAGTAACAGCCTGCCCGACGCCTATCTCCGCCCGATCGCCTGGCGCGGCTCGGAGATGATGGGGGTCTCGGCGCCGGCCAACACCATCCATCTCGCCATCGCCGCCTGGGACTGGCCGAGCTATTTCAATCCGGCCGAAAAGCTGATGGGCATCCGGATCGGCATGGCCGAATACCGCCGGCCCGACCCGGCGACGATTCCGGCGATGGCCGAGGCGTCCGGTCTTTACATGATTTGCACCATCTCCAAGCATAAGGCGGAGCGCCAAGGCTATGCCGATGCGATGATGCTGGATTGGCAGGGGCGGGTGGCCGAATGCACCGGCGCCAACATCTTCTTCATCAAGGACGGCAAGATCCACACGCCGATCGCCGACTGCTTCCTCGCCGGCATCACCCGCGCCACCGCGATCGACCTCGCGAAGCGCCGCGGCATCGAGGTGATCGAACGCCGCATCATGCCGGAGGAACTTTCTGATTTCACCGAGTGCTTCATCACCGGCACCGCGGCGGAGGTGACGCCGGTGTCCGAGATTGCGAACTGGAAGTTCACGCCCGGCAAGATCTCCGCGCAGTTGATGGCCGACTACACCGCCGAAGTGCGGCCCAAGGGTAAGGCCGTGGCTGCCTAAGGCCCGGCTTCTTCCCTGGATGGATCTCTCTTCCCTCTCCGGTTGTGGGATCGAGACGAGCGAAGCTCGCTCTTGGGGTGGCGCCTCACGAAGGTTGTTGAACGTGATAGAGGAACTCGGCTGGTCGGAGCCGCGTTGGTGATGCCGAACGAAGCATTCCCAGCCGGCAGCAGCATCCGCGACGCCGCGCTGCACAACCTGATCGGAGCGAGCTGGTTTTCAGGCGAAAGGCGAAGCCATCATGGCCACGATCTTGGAGCGCTCGGGAAACGGGCGGACAAGAGGAACACGGAGGGCGCATGAGAAACATCGTGAACGAAGACGGCGAGATCATCGCCAAGGCAACGAAAGACGGTACACTGGTCGGCGGCTACCACCGCATCATAATGGCGGGCAGCCTCTGTCAAAAACTGTTCTGGCAAGATACCGGCGAACCTGTGAAGCTTGACGCCTTAATGCATCCAAGTTCTCATCGACGTATAGCTTGATGCGCTCGCCGCGTTAGCGAACGGCTTACTTCTTTTCGTCCTTCGGGGCCGGCGCGTTGTCCTTGTCCCTTTTGATATTGCCCTTGGTGGCGCTCATGCCGGTGGTGTCCATCGAACCATCTGGCTTGGCGCCGCTCGTCGTTCCGGGCTTCTCCATGCCGGTCTGCGGAGCGGGGCCGGTGTTCTGGGCAAAGGCCGAGCCACACAACAGCGTAAGAGCGGTGACGGTGATAAGCTTCTTCATAGCTCTCTCCTTTGGAGACGTGCAAATAATTCGGCGCGCAAGGTGTGGTTCCTGGATTGGCGGCGGCGGCGTGTCCCTTTTGGGTCTCGCTATGGCCGGGCTTGTCCCGGGCATCCACGTCTTGGCGGCAAGGAAAGTGTCCTTCGGACGGCTATGCCCGGCCATGACGAGGTCTGCTGTTGGCCGTGCGACACGGTTGCCCGGCCGCGTCTTGGCTGGTACCAACGCCGCTCATGGCTGAAAAACCCAAAAAACCCCAAAAACTGAAGGCCCGCCTGCCGCGCGGGCTGGAAGATCGCGGCCCGGCGGCGATTGCCGCCACGCGCCAGATGGTCGAGAAAATCCGCGACGTCTACGAGCGCTACGGCTTCGAGCCGGTGGAAACCCCGGCGATGGAGTTCACCGACGCGCTCGGAAAATTCCTGCCCGACCAGGACCGGCCGAACGAGGGCGTGTTCTCGTTCCAGGACGACGACGAGCAGTGGATCTCGCTGCGCTACGACCTGACGGCGCCGCTGGCGCGCTATGTCGCGGAAAATTTCGATCACCTGCCGAAGCCGTATCGCAGCTACCGCGCCGGCTATGTCTACCGCAACGAGAAGCCAGGTCCCGGCCGCTTCCGCCAGTTCATGCAGTTCGACGCCGACACGGTGGGCTCGGCCTCGCCCGCGGCGGACGCCGAGATGTGCATGATGGCGGCCGATACGATGGAAGCGCTCGGTATTCCCCGCGGCAGCTATCTGGTGAAGGTGAATAACCGCAAGGTGCTGGATGGGGTGCGCGATGCGCTCGGCATCGCGGATGATGGGCAATGGCTGACGGTGATGCGTGCAATCGACAAACTCGATCGTCTCGGGATTTTCGGCGTCCAGCAATTGCTGGGTGACGGCCGCAAGGACGAGTCGGGCGATTTTACAAAGGGTGCGGGCCTGAAGCCCGATGACATCGCATTGATCGTCGGCGCGATCGAACAGGGCGCACAGATCGACGCGCGGCTGCGCGACAGCAAGATTGGGCAGGAAGGCCGCGACGAACTCGACGCGATCGGAAAGCTTGTTACGGCATCGGGCTACGGGCCGGATCAAATTGTGATCGATCCATCTGTCGTGCGCGGTCTCGAATATTATACCGGTCCCGTTTACGAGGTCGAACTCACGCTCGAAACCAAGGACGAAAAAGGCCGTCCCGTGCGCTTCGGCTCGGTCGGCGGCGGCGGGCGTTACGACGGCCTCGTCTCGCGCTTTCGTGGCGAGCCGGTGCCGGCGACGGGATTTTCGATCGGCGTGTCGCGGCTGCAGGCCGCGCTGACGATGCTTGGAAAGGTCGACACCAAGCCGGCATTTGGCCCCGTAGTAGTCACGGTGTTCGGAGGAGAAATCGCTGACTATCAAAAGATGGTCGCTGCTCTTCGCAATGCGAATATCCGCGCCGAGCTGTATCTTGGAAATCCAAAACACAGCATTGGCCAGCAAATGAAATATGCCGACAGGCGAAACGCGCCATGCGCGATCGTTCAGGGGTCGGACGAAAGGGCGAATGGCAAGATCCAGATCAAGGATCTGATCCTTGGTGCGGGGCTTACCGAGATCAAGGATCGCGAAGAATATTTGAAGAAACAGGCCGAGGCTCAATACGAGGTCGACCAAGACAAGCTCGTCGATGCCGTGCGCGAGGTGCTGGCTCGCCATGATGTGAGGTGGGGATAGCTATTCGCCCAAGCCGTCATGCCCGGGCTTGTCCCGGGCATCCACGTCTTGTTTGATAGCCGAGTTCGTGGATGGCCGGGACAAGCCCGGCCATGACGACAAGAAACGATAACGAGGAGACAACAATGCCTGAGATTACCGTGAGCATGGCCGCCGGCCGTACCGACGAACAGAAGGCCGGCATGATGCGCGACATCACCCAGGCGCTGGTCAAGAACCTCGGCGTCGATGCCGATGCGGTGGTGATCCAGATCAACGAAGCGCCGCTGGCCCACAAGATGAAGGGCGGCAAGACGTTTGTGGAGCGCGCGGCGGCGGCGAAGAAGTAGCTATCCCGTCGTCCCTGCGAACGCAGGGACCCATAACCACCGGCGTTAGTTGTTGGACAAAGCTGGAGCTCCAGCGTGCTGCAACAATGGCGATTTGTGGTTATGGGTCCCGGCTCAAGGCCGGGACGACAGCGGTTTTGCGGAAACATCCATGGACGCACGCGACTTCATCAAAATCGGCATGAGTGCGGAGCGGACGCTGGTCGTGCCAGCCGAGCGCACGGTCGGGCATTTCGTGCCCGGCATGCCGATGGTCTATGCGACGCCGATGATGATCCTGGAAATGGAGATGGCATCCAGCGACGCCATCAGGGACCATCTTCAGCCCGGCTGGATCACGGTCGGCACCGAAGTCGATATCCGCCATCTCGGCGCGTCGCTGGTCGGCGCGACCGTGCGTGTCACGGGAAAAGTCATAGCGGTGGAGCGCCGCGTGATCCGCTTCGAGGTCGAAGCCTTCGAGGGCCAGCGCAAGATCGGCGACGGCCGCCACGCCCGCGGCCTTGTCAATGTCGAGATGTTTAGCAAGCGGCTGGCGGGGAAGTAGCGGCTTGCCCGGAGCCGTAGGGTGGGCAAAGGCGCGCTTGCGCCGGGCCCACCATGCAGCACTGTGCTCGCAATGGTGGCACGCGGAGCCTGTCATCGGGCGCGCGTTCGCGCGGCCCGGTGGCTTTGCCCACCCTACGGCTCTTCAACGAAACTTACTTCGCCAGTTCCTTCGATCGCTTCGTTGCTGCGGCGATCGCGCGGATCATCAGCGGCTGCATTCCGTCCTGGCCCATCAGCACTTCCAGCGCGGCCGCCGTGGTGCCGCCCGGCGAGGTGACGTTCTGGCGCAGCGTCGCGGACGGAAGGTCCGAGCGATGCAGCAGTTCGCCGGAGCCTGCGACGGTTTCGCGCGCGAGTTTTGTGGCAAGTTCCGCCGGCAGGCCGGCCTCGACGCCGGCGCGCGCCAGTTCTTCGGCGAGCAGGAACACATAGGCGGGGCCGGAGCCGGACACCGCGGTCACCGCATCCATCAGGCTTTCGTCGTCGACCCATTCGACCGAGCCGGTGGCGCGCAGCAGCGCGTCGGCGGTGGCGCGCTGCGCGGCGCTGACATTCTTCGCCGCGACCGCAACCGTGATGCCGCGGCCGATCGCGGCCGGCGTGTTCGGCATGGCGCGAACCACCATGCCGCCGCAGACCGCTTCCAGCACAGCTATGGGCGTGCCCGCCATGATCGAGACGACCAGCGTGCTCGGTCCGACGAACTGCTTCAGCGCCGGACCCGCTTCGCGGAACATCTGCGGCTTCACCGCGACCACCAGCGTATCGGCCGTGCCGGCATCCTTTGGATTGAGACGGACGCCCTTGGCGGCGAGCGCCTTGATGTCGTCGGCCGGGAAGGGCTCGACCACCACCACGCGGTTGGCGTCGAGGCCGCCGGCCAGCCATCCGGTCAGCATCGCGCCGCCCATCTTGCCGGCGCCGGCGAGTGCAATGGTGCCGCGGAGATTTTGAAGTGCGTTGTCGGTACTCATAGGCGTCACCACAAGTGCAGACGTCGTCCCCGCGAACGCGGGGACCCATAACCACAGGCGGTTCTAGTGGATCGAGATATCCGCAACAAGCGCCGTCCTGCACAATTGTCGTCACGGAGTATGGGTCCCTGCGTTCGCAGGGACGACATCGCGTGCGCGGAAGCGCCGCAGCGAACTAACTACGCCTCGCCCTCGGTATCGAACATCGCCGCGCTCATCGCCTCCGGGGCGGTCTTCCCGGCCCAGACCACGAACTGGAACGCCGGGTAATAGCGCTCGCAGGCATGGATGGCGCCGGCCAGCATGGCCTCGCATTGCGCGGTCGAGGCGGTCAGCCCGCCCGGCAGCACCAGCGCCTGCCGGTACATGATCATGCCGGTATGGGTCCAGATGTCGAAATGGCCGACCCATAATTGCTCGTTGACCGCCGCGATCAGCCGCTGCACTTCGGCGCGGCGCGCAGGCGGAATCTTCATGTCGAAGGCGGAGGCCAAATGCAGGGCCTCGATCTCCGCCATCCAGGTGAAGGAGAGCTGATAGTCGGTCCAGTTGCCCTTGGAGACGATGGTGACTTCGTCTTCGCCGGAGCGCTCGAACGCCCAGTTGTTCTCGGCGGCAATGTCCTCGACCGCCGCGAGCGGGTTGTTCCGGGAATCGATAATGCCTTCGAGGAGGGACATGCCGTCTCGACCTTGTTTTTGAATTCTTGTGATACGCACGTGGACCACGGCGCGCGTTGAACTGCGTCGCCGTCGGCTGCAATTCTCCCGATCGCTGATCCTCCCGGGGCTGCCGAGGCTCAAGTGATGTGATTTGCGGAATCCGCGCAACTGACCCCTGAGTCCGTCCACAGGCCAAAGCGGCGTTGTTCACAGCAGATCGCGGCCACAGTTATTAATTTGAGAACAAACCGGAATCGGATTCGAGCGCCGCGGAGTCCGGCGGCCGCAGAAATCGGGCCAGTCTGCCACAATGGTTAATTTTTTCCTAATTTTCCCGGGATGACCTCGCATCCCGGCGCCGGCACGCCAGCATTTGCCAAAGGCGGAGTTGGTTCCTTGCGCGAAAATGTGCGCCGGGCGGGATAGGTCGCGTGCCTCTCAAAAGGCTCTTCGACTTCGAGCCGCTAGCAGATCAACAGGCGGCCTGAGGCATCCGCCAAACCGCTCCGCTCTACAGTTTCTCGCGCGCAACCAGCGGACACGCCTCGACGGCTGTCCCCAGCCACGCGCCTTCGATTTCGACGCAGGAGCGGGAAGCATCGAGGCGCATGCCATATCGCTCCAGCAATGGCTCGCGGATCGGCTTGCCGCGCCTGTGCAATTCCCATGCGCCGCCCGGCAGCGGATTTTTCAAGGCGGTGCGAATGCGGCGGTCGAACTCGCCATCGGGCATGATGGGCAAGGCAATGTCGGCGATCTGATAGAACCGCGACTGCGGCGGCAGAAGCGGGGCGACATAGGCCAGCGGCTTGTCGAGAAGAAGATAGACAGCGGGCTGCTCGAGGGATTTCGAGATACTCGGATTATACGGATTGGACCAGGGGCGGCGGAACCAGTCTCCCGGTTGCGACCACAGTGCAGCCGCCAGGGCTACGGCAAGCATCGCCGCATTCGCCCGCACCGGAGAGGTGCCGATCGCGGCAGATCCGGGCGTGGCGGCGATGCTGCGATGGATCAGCAGGACGATCAGGGGCGCACACAACAGTTCCAGCACGATCGCGTAGCGCTGGATCGAAAACACCGCGAGCCATGTCGCGTAGGAGACGGCGAAGAACAGCAGGAACTGAGTATCGCGGCGCGTGAAGATATCGGTGCGTGTGATGAGGCTTCTGCCGATGCCGAGCACGATCAACACGGTTGCGACCGCAAACCGGGCGTCGCGGAACGGATATTCCGAGCTCCTGTTGTCGCCGACTAGCCAGTAGAAGGGATACGCCAGGGCGTCCAGCATGCCGCGCGGCAGGAATTGCCAGTCCATGATGTTCGTCGGGACCAATTCCGGGGACTGGAACACGGCGTTGAAGAGCGGGAAGATCGGATTGCCCATCTCGCGCCAGAGCATCAGTCCCCACGCGCCACCTGTCGCCAGCGCACCGGCCGCGCCGCCCACTCCGAGGCAGAACGTTGCCATCAGCGGCCTGCTGGCGACGAGCACGGCGGCGGCGGCGCCGAGCGCATAGACGACATTGGTCAACTTCAGCCCGACGGCGGCGCCGATCAGTACCCCGGCGAGAATGTAACGTCCGTGACGTCCTTCCGCCGACAGGATCAGGATGCAGCCTGCAAGGATCGGCAGCGCGGTGAGGATGTCGGAGAAGCTCGTGCCCACTTCCGAAAGCGTCATCGGCCCGACCGCGGCAATCAGGATCGACGCCCCGATCGCGCTCGCTGTCGCCGCTTCCTTCAAGAGCACGCGAACAAGGAAATAGATCAGCAGCAGATTGAGGCCGTGCACCGCGCCGAGGATCATCAGGCCGTAGGGCAGCGGCAGCAGATGGCGCAGATAATAGACCGGGAAATAGACGATCGGATTGAAATAAGTCTGGAAGCCGGCGGGCAAGGCATCGATGCCGTAGCGGCCGGTGACGAGGGCCCAGACATTATACTCGTGGTAGTTCTGCCAGTCCCAGTTGACGTCCTCGCCGGCAAACCAGGTGTAGATCGCGCCGGCCAGGAGCGAGCCGAGCGCGATGGCCGTCGGCACCAGGACGCTGGTTCGAACAATCGGTGTTTGCCAGGCCCGGCGCGCGGGCCTTCCTGCATCCGTGCCGGCAACATCAGCGGCGTGTGTCACGCTTGTTCCCTGTGCATCGCCCGGGCGGTCCGGAGTTGGGCACGATAGACACCTCTAGGACGCCGGCTTTAAGGATTCATGAATGTTTCGCCATGCATCGACACGCCCCAGACCGTCCGCAAATCGCGCGTTAACGCTCACTCGCTAGCGTCGCACAGCTTCCCAGCAGGATGGGCCCATGACCTCGGAATTCTCAGCCGCCCCCCTCCGCTCGCCGTCAGGGTCGGCGGCGCAGGAAGGGCTGGCGCCGATGCCGTTGCTTCTGATCGGCGTCGTCTTCGCCATCGCCATCGGGCTCAGGCAGGTCGTTCCCCTGAACACCGATGTGAGCTGGCTGATCGTCGTCTGCGAACGCATGCTGGATGGGCAACGGCTCTATCGCGATATCATCGAGATCAATCCGCCGATGGCGGCCTTTGCCTATTTGCCGGGTGTCGCGCTGGCGCGCGTTCTCGGCGTCGATCCGCGGCATGTGATCGATGCCCAGCTTCTGCTGCTGGCCGCAGCCTCCCTGTTCGCGGTGTCGCGCATCCTGCGTCTGTCGCCGGCGACGGCCCCGTTGAAATCGGGAGCGCTTGCCGTCTGGGCTGCGGCCGTCGTGACGATCCTGCCGATGCACGTCTTCGCTCAGCGCGAACATATCGCCATGCTCACCTTTCTTCCCGCGCTCGCCGTCTACGCGCTGCGCAGCGACCGCGAACCATTGCCGCCATGGGCAATCCTGATTGCAGGCGCAGGCGCTGGCATCACGCTGGCCTTCAAGCCGTTCTTCACGGTGCCGGCGGCCTTGTGCATCCTGTTCGCCGCGATCCGTTCGCGCTCATGGCGCGTGCTGTTTGCGCCGGAGAACATCATCGCGGCGGCGTTGGTGATAACGGTCAGTGTCAGCACGTACATCTTCTATCCCGAGTATTTCACGGTCACCTACCCGTTGGTCCGCGACACCTATCTGTCGTGGTCGATGCCGGCCTCGGTTATCTTCCTCAACGACGCCACGCTGGCTTTCGCGATCGCGATGGTGTCGGTGCTGCTGGCGCGGCAGAAGCGCACGCCTGACTCTCTGTTGCTGGTGACCGCTCTCGCATCGATCGGATTTGCCGTCTCGTTCTTCCTGCAGCGGCGCGGCTGGGCCTATCACTCCTATCCGATGGTCGCGGTAGCCTTGCTTGCGATGGGCTATGCGCTGACGGGGGCGGCGAACACCGCACCGCGCTCGCGCCGTCTTGAAATTGCTTCGGCGTTCATGCTGGCCGTGACCTTTGTTGTCGGCATGCTCTGGTTCAACGTCACCGTCTATGTCGGCCCGGTCAGGCAAGCGGTCGAAGGTCTCATGCCGCATGCGCGGATACTGGTACTAAGCGGCGAGGCCGCCATTGGTCACCCGCTGGTGCGGGATATCAACGGCGTCTGGGTTTCCCGCCAGGAGAATCTCTGGATCCGCGAGTTCGTGCGGCTGACGCGCGAAAGGACCTTTGTCGATGCGGCCACCGACGCCAAGCTGAACGATTATCTGGCGCTGGAGCGCAAATGGCTGATCGAGGATTTCAAAAGGCTGCCGCCTGACCTCGTCCTGGTCGACAATCTGCGCAATGATTGGGGCGCCTGGGCGCGCGCCGACGCTGAAGTGTCGCAGCTCCTCAAGCCCTACACGCTCGTGCGTTCGGTCGACGGGATCGACATCCTGCGCCGGAACGAATAGCCGGCTTGGCGGCAGCTATTTCTGCGAGACGCCGATGATGAACGTGTAAGGCACGCGCGAATAGTCGTCGCGAATGGCGAGGTTCACTTTTCCGAACGCGCGCCGAAGCACCTGATCGTAGCCATCCCGGTCGCGGACGAATTCGCCACGGTCGTTGTCGAGCAGCCATTTGGCGATGCGCGACTGGCCCTCGCGGTAGCAGCCGTCGAGCGTGAACAGCACGCCGTCACTCCTGAGGACATCGCGGATGTCGGCGAGCGTGGCCTGCAGGCCGTCATCGGCGATATGATGCAGCACGCCGTTCATCATGACGACGTCGGCGCTGGCGAATTCGCGGGCGGCCGCCGCATCGAAATGACGGCAGTGAAACGTGCCGAGATGGCCGAACGCGCGCCGCGCATAGGCGATATAGGCCTCGTCGATGT from Bradyrhizobium sp. AZCC 1693 encodes:
- a CDS encoding tautomerase family protein, translated to MPEITVSMAAGRTDEQKAGMMRDITQALVKNLGVDADAVVIQINEAPLAHKMKGGKTFVERAAAAKK
- a CDS encoding thioesterase family protein — translated: MDARDFIKIGMSAERTLVVPAERTVGHFVPGMPMVYATPMMILEMEMASSDAIRDHLQPGWITVGTEVDIRHLGASLVGATVRVTGKVIAVERRVIRFEVEAFEGQRKIGDGRHARGLVNVEMFSKRLAGK
- the proC gene encoding pyrroline-5-carboxylate reductase; translated protein: MSTDNALQNLRGTIALAGAGKMGGAMLTGWLAGGLDANRVVVVEPFPADDIKALAAKGVRLNPKDAGTADTLVVAVKPQMFREAGPALKQFVGPSTLVVSIMAGTPIAVLEAVCGGMVVRAMPNTPAAIGRGITVAVAAKNVSAAQRATADALLRATGSVEWVDDESLMDAVTAVSGSGPAYVFLLAEELARAGVEAGLPAELATKLARETVAGSGELLHRSDLPSATLRQNVTSPGGTTAAALEVLMGQDGMQPLMIRAIAAATKRSKELAK
- a CDS encoding YbjN domain-containing protein — encoded protein: MSLLEGIIDSRNNPLAAVEDIAAENNWAFERSGEDEVTIVSKGNWTDYQLSFTWMAEIEALHLASAFDMKIPPARRAEVQRLIAAVNEQLWVGHFDIWTHTGMIMYRQALVLPGGLTASTAQCEAMLAGAIHACERYYPAFQFVVWAGKTAPEAMSAAMFDTEGEA
- a CDS encoding glycosyltransferase family 87 protein, yielding MTHAADVAGTDAGRPARRAWQTPIVRTSVLVPTAIALGSLLAGAIYTWFAGEDVNWDWQNYHEYNVWALVTGRYGIDALPAGFQTYFNPIVYFPVYYLRHLLPLPYGLMILGAVHGLNLLLIYFLVRVLLKEAATASAIGASILIAAVGPMTLSEVGTSFSDILTALPILAGCILILSAEGRHGRYILAGVLIGAAVGLKLTNVVYALGAAAAVLVASRPLMATFCLGVGGAAGALATGGAWGLMLWREMGNPIFPLFNAVFQSPELVPTNIMDWQFLPRGMLDALAYPFYWLVGDNRSSEYPFRDARFAVATVLIVLGIGRSLITRTDIFTRRDTQFLLFFAVSYATWLAVFSIQRYAIVLELLCAPLIVLLIHRSIAATPGSAAIGTSPVRANAAMLAVALAAALWSQPGDWFRRPWSNPYNPSISKSLEQPAVYLLLDKPLAYVAPLLPPQSRFYQIADIALPIMPDGEFDRRIRTALKNPLPGGAWELHRRGKPIREPLLERYGMRLDASRSCVEIEGAWLGTAVEACPLVAREKL
- a CDS encoding class I SAM-dependent methyltransferase → MKALLSHPALYQAYQNAGGFFGARVKAIADYLTLRPGMRVIDIGCGPGHILRHLPDDIEYTGFDIDEAYIAYARRAFGHLGTFHCRHFDAAAAREFASADVVMMNGVLHHIADDGLQATLADIRDVLRSDGVLFTLDGCYREGQSRIAKWLLDNDRGEFVRDRDGYDQVLRRAFGKVNLAIRDDYSRVPYTFIIGVSQK